One Oncorhynchus keta strain PuntledgeMale-10-30-2019 chromosome 22, Oket_V2, whole genome shotgun sequence DNA window includes the following coding sequences:
- the LOC118401412 gene encoding protein-lysine 6-oxidase-like — translation MERFSFLLFCLLYVLVSLSTGQHHLRARMGPWRHRIQWENNGRMYSLLSTGSEYLAPVQARKLPAQLYLTTNNDFYIRHPPSPRDTVPVAGYPGARPPPQGGTGSTSNGTDSGALQEFSGSGIPRGGRNTTRVDVSLPVRRQVSVSPVRSAENAHDQGTSQARHETPEASAHPPTSGYVNNSEDADNRQRAQRIAQAADSIPSSRRIPAPESNTSPTALSALSNNGVEAHITRSQPQQPRRVESNIMIGDYDDDPTDPNKNHQNSVFYNGRTREPVRLPPGTGYGTRLFHNGLPDLVPDPYYIQAASYIQRVQMYALRCAGEENCLSRSAYRPGVRDIDYRTLLRFPQRVKNQGTADFLPVKPRHQWEWHSCHQHYHSMEAFSNYDLLDVITGRKVAEGHKASFCLEDTSCDPGVRRRFACTAHTQGLGPGCYDTYNANIDCQWIDITDVPPGNYILKVTVNPAMQVQESDFSNNIVKCDIRYTGSYVHARNCRITGS, via the exons ATGGAGAGGTTTTCTTTTCTACTTTTTTGCCTTCTTTATGTTCTGGTTAGTTTAAGCACTGGACAGCACCATTTACGTGCGCGAATGGGGCCATGGAGACACAGAATCCAATGGGAGAACAACGGTCGGATGTATAGTTTACTCAGCACGGGGTCTGAATATCTTGCACCGGTACAGGCGAGGAAACTACCTGCTCAGCTCTATCTGACCACCAATAATGATTTCTATATACGTCACCCACCTTCCCCGAGGGACACGGTGCCGGTGGCGGGATACCCAGGAGCGCGTCCCCCTCCCCAAGGAGGCACCGGTTCCACTTCCAACGGTACTGATTCCGGGGCTCTCCAGGAGTTCTCAGGCAGTGGGATACCGAGGGGAGGACGAAACACTACTCGGGTTGATGTCAGCCTGCCGGTTCGGCGACAGGTCTCTGTGTCACCGGTCAGAAGCGCAGAGAATGCGCATGATCAGGGCACGAGCCAAGCGCGACATGAGACCCCAGAAGCGTCAGCCCACCCACCTACATCTGGCTACGTGAATAATTCCGAGGATGCAGACAACAGACAACGCGCCCAGCGCATTGCCCAAGCAGCGGATTCTATTCCCTCATCCAGACGCATTCCAGCTCCAGAATCAAATACATCTCCAACTGCGCTGAGTGCGCTTTCTAACAATGGCGTGGAGGCGCACATCACTCGCTCGCAGCCCCAGCAACCGAGGAGGGTTGAAAGTAATATTATGATAGGTGATTATGATGATGATCCCACGGACCCAAATAAAAACCACCAAAATTCTGTTTTTTATAACGGAAGAACCAGAGAACCTGTGCGTCTTCCACCGGGAACAGGCTACGGCACCAGATTATTTCATAACG GTCTCCCAGACCTTGTCCCTGACCCCTACTATATCCAAGCTGCTTCTTATATTCAACGGGTACAGATGTATGCCCTGAGATGTGCAGGAGAGGAAAACTGTCTGTCACG GTCAGCGTATCGACCAGGTGTCAGAGACATCGACTACAGGACTCTACTGAGGTTTCCTCAGAGGGTGAAGAACCAGGGGACTGCCGACTTCCTCCCAGTCAAACCCAGACACCAATGGGAATGGCACAGCTGCCACCAGCACTACCACAGCATGGAGGCCTTCAGTAACTATGACCTGCTGGATGTCATCACAGGCAGGAAGGTGGCAGAGGGACACAAGGCCAGCTTCTGTCTGGAGGACACGAGCTGTGACCCGGGAGTCCGCCGACGCTTCGCctgcacagcacacacacag GGATTGGGTCCAGGTTGCTATGACACCTACAATGCCAACATTGATTGCCAGTGGATTGACATCACAGACGTGCCACCAGGAAACTATATTCTCAAG GTGACGGTAAACCCAGCTATGCAGGTGCAGGAGTCAGATTTCTCAAACAACATAGTGAAGTGTGACATCAGGTACACAGGAAGCTATGTCCATGCCAGGAACTGTAGGATCACTGG GAGTTAA
- the LOC118401415 gene encoding myeloid-derived growth factor-like, with product MAQNNFAFIALLVVTSTVILASADELTKTVEFNVKPGGMVHTFSEKMREYECSFTYASQGGTNEQWLMSVGLSDDDSLFSCSLWRPQGKSYLFFTQFKAELKGAKIEYASAYSQTVAGGQRDVTLKEDEFTVGDSTVTHKDGKFRAELSKLTIIGRTRRDEL from the exons ATGGCGCAAAATAACTTTGCATTTATTGCTTTGTTGGTTGTAACGTCAACAGTTATATTGGCTAGTGCTGATGAACTAACGAAAACTGTGGAATTCAACGTAAAACCCGGCGGAATGGTGCATACGTTCTCTGAGAAAATG AGAGAATATGAATGTTCATTCACGTATGCATCACAAGGGGGAACCAACGAG CAATGGCTGATGAGTGTGGGCCTGAGCGACGACGACAGTCTGTTCTCCTGCTCTTTGTGGAG ACCCCAAGGGAAGTCCTACCTGTTTTTCACACAGTTCAAGGCTGAGCTGAAAGGAGCAAAGATTGAGTATGCCAGTGCATAT TCCCAGACTGTGGCGGGAGGACAGAGGGATGTGACTTTGAAGGAAGATGAATTCACTGTGGGGGATTCTACAG TGACCCACAAAGATGGAAAGTTCCGCGCTGAGCTCTCCAAACTGACTATTATTGGCCGGACACGACGCGATGAGCTTTGA